One window from the genome of bacterium encodes:
- a CDS encoding tetratricopeptide repeat protein gives MPRFHPLFCTFLLALLAPTARGDTPEAEEPDTFPLPEPIQITTRFSFDSSPVVDRGDNRLAFVSDSSGNMDIWLMDLESRELTQLTTSTADDYNPVWSPDGTKIYFTSTRDDPEGEIYVYSIEIGFTTRLTNHLGRDETPEPTPDENYIYFTRSEPADYRPPPGSADAEWEPSPNLANIYRVDRTGDGLQRITEAGGANPTLSPDGIWLCYVVPGVGGSTLEARRLSDGTRRTLVSEAGVMVRPCWRPEGILFTRFALDTNSDGVVDTRDNAQLCFLEAEPLQHILEGGLPGAAAADRLKPGQAAYRRLTAGANWDGFADTDGVLVYFSSDRSTNGDIWSMPLAPPEMPKNPSTALRLARGIVEDPLARLLAFTLFVDAFYRQDDLSARAQLELASAMENLGWTRQAGIERAGVVGRWPGGITAGAESVLSKLQQEWLGAIYFDQLPAAYRYVEEGRTVEEITPDLLARARDMAVETVEYVPEVACGCLVLAGDILYRVGRVEEALESYDTAARLGSDFSLRAEADFKAARSLERMGRHDKARERYLYVLTNYPAEKRWQNLTQRDLVSLTVGNMRDVERIVALEDMTRDFADYPELAGYAQAQIGDELKRMSQEEEALVAYRTVLADYPRASFLGVSVLFKIADLEKDLGRPEEAATALERIVGEYGELSGGLESIRASGILRRLLLDEADGYRQRNDLQRAEALIRRAMNFDYSNDRVHHALVKLYCEDMGKRDDIVQEYRDRLRDHPDDPIARYALGLALTYPSTGPGSGVNYGELSMAEDEIHQAVGLRFVFPAAWFTLGWIELERAVRERGDDDERAAGDFLEHAMDYLNLARAQNDEAEYPDFEADIELALGNASYLLYNFGPAYEHYARREELMTVPREAEVEARYHFNAGRCARHTENYAEAVRHYGIARDIFAELGNDVGVLMCTDGQALVYFEQESYDQALNCFIQSADLYSRVAQREEAAAADLTDLGDRTRAAERALAARAKRSYALRNIGVCYYFLQLYTDALDYFQQALDVLEQLGRARYSTAGSGLLDFSFSAGLVGDSSEAARGFDLAGEKELIYTFAAKCQSRRGDYRAAIACYEERLALFEETSGEKNEEVASAERGRIYNRIGYLSYKLGDLAEAAKNYLASMKACLVGGAYRGALVALSNLAEIAMNISDRMRMEGSPAGELFSDMGTDEATTDLRGIATEVQTALEEYAPKLYSVADPKLGARIANARGLLRLYLAGDNETPVERYERIRKAEAAFFVAQSAYETLGDAAGAVACEHNRGVALVQLDFAEAENLLQRARDRANLFALDRLSWRASRSLAELYLSRGESGRAKVYLEQALETVEREIGQKSQTVPLSVTFAEIRDLYEKMVILLADAGSAEDALRQVDRQQQAYLASIFADRDLELASEIDKLFLGDELFTQERISDLSNQISAGSLSTDPTVTGEMEGLRRQLVDERLHYRGIVEEQHNRKPILTALVGVYPSGLEDAEDVLRGGEILLTYFFAGDGLYAWLMDSDGVRQTRIGLNRTAARELVDRVSAGDAEALVELGRLLLSPYAGEISGARTVYIAPDGVLWRVPWPALSAGDGRPLVETTPVAVVASFSELTYCYDARNASYSKPMFFVGRIGVPDSARQAAQERSALGQHPKHQRRDPQRNLNLDRAGSRPRQRSVRPVPVLHVRRGAQPHLLPRHGRRRSAEPLRGGLRAPSVERAAGRGGPAGPARGAGEVPVRDGLGRGDAPGVRRVLRRRGAHIRRGAVLEHGPLGPGLPGGWGFRDRPVPVPQGRGDGGAPGGQREETSALGGRRRRRARFGETESGRPATWTRRWRPTATT, from the coding sequence ATGCCGCGTTTCCACCCGCTTTTCTGCACGTTCCTGCTGGCCCTCCTCGCGCCGACCGCCCGGGGTGATACTCCCGAGGCGGAGGAGCCCGATACGTTCCCCCTGCCCGAGCCGATTCAAATAACCACCCGCTTTTCCTTCGATTCTTCCCCGGTGGTAGACCGCGGGGACAACCGGCTCGCCTTCGTCTCCGATTCTAGCGGGAACATGGACATCTGGCTCATGGACCTGGAGAGCCGCGAGCTCACCCAGCTCACGACCAGCACCGCCGACGATTACAACCCGGTCTGGTCGCCCGACGGGACCAAAATCTACTTCACCAGCACCCGCGACGATCCCGAGGGAGAAATATACGTCTACAGCATCGAAATCGGCTTCACCACGCGGCTGACGAACCATCTGGGCCGCGACGAGACCCCCGAACCCACGCCCGACGAGAACTACATCTACTTCACCCGGTCGGAGCCCGCCGACTACCGACCCCCTCCCGGGTCGGCGGACGCCGAATGGGAACCGTCCCCGAACCTGGCCAACATCTACCGGGTGGACCGGACGGGCGATGGGCTCCAGCGCATCACCGAGGCTGGCGGCGCCAACCCGACCCTCTCCCCCGACGGGATCTGGCTGTGCTACGTCGTCCCCGGAGTGGGCGGCAGCACCCTGGAGGCCCGGCGGCTATCGGACGGAACGCGGAGAACCCTGGTGTCCGAGGCGGGGGTCATGGTCCGGCCGTGTTGGAGACCCGAGGGTATTCTCTTCACCCGCTTCGCTCTGGACACGAACTCGGACGGCGTCGTGGACACCCGGGACAACGCCCAGCTCTGCTTTTTGGAAGCGGAGCCGCTGCAGCACATCCTCGAGGGCGGGTTGCCCGGCGCCGCCGCGGCCGACCGGTTGAAACCCGGCCAGGCGGCCTACCGTCGCCTCACCGCGGGCGCCAACTGGGACGGCTTCGCCGACACCGACGGCGTCTTAGTCTACTTCAGCTCTGACCGCTCCACCAACGGCGACATCTGGAGCATGCCGCTCGCCCCCCCCGAGATGCCGAAAAACCCCTCCACCGCCCTGCGTCTGGCGCGGGGAATCGTCGAGGATCCCCTTGCCAGGCTTCTGGCCTTCACCCTTTTCGTGGACGCCTTCTACCGTCAGGATGACCTGTCCGCCCGGGCCCAGCTCGAGCTCGCCTCCGCCATGGAGAACCTAGGCTGGACCCGACAGGCCGGTATCGAGCGCGCGGGCGTGGTCGGCCGCTGGCCGGGGGGCATCACCGCCGGGGCGGAGAGCGTGCTGTCCAAGCTCCAGCAGGAGTGGCTCGGGGCCATCTATTTCGACCAGCTTCCCGCGGCTTACCGGTACGTGGAGGAGGGCCGGACGGTGGAGGAGATAACCCCCGACCTCCTGGCCCGAGCGCGGGACATGGCGGTGGAAACCGTGGAGTACGTTCCCGAGGTCGCCTGCGGCTGCCTCGTCCTGGCCGGGGACATCCTCTACCGCGTGGGCAGGGTGGAGGAGGCGCTGGAGAGCTACGACACGGCCGCGCGTCTCGGCTCCGATTTCAGCCTGCGCGCCGAGGCGGACTTCAAGGCGGCCCGCTCCCTGGAGCGCATGGGTCGCCACGACAAGGCCCGGGAACGCTACCTCTACGTCCTCACGAACTACCCCGCCGAGAAGAGGTGGCAGAACCTGACCCAACGCGATCTGGTGAGCCTCACCGTGGGCAACATGCGGGACGTTGAGCGGATTGTGGCCCTGGAGGATATGACCCGCGATTTCGCGGACTACCCCGAGCTGGCCGGCTACGCCCAGGCCCAAATCGGCGATGAGCTCAAGCGGATGAGCCAGGAGGAGGAAGCCCTGGTCGCCTACCGGACGGTTCTCGCGGATTACCCGCGGGCGAGCTTCCTGGGGGTGAGCGTCCTTTTCAAAATCGCCGACCTGGAGAAGGATCTCGGACGCCCCGAGGAGGCCGCGACGGCCCTCGAGCGCATCGTGGGTGAATACGGCGAGCTCTCCGGGGGGCTGGAGTCCATCCGCGCCTCGGGGATCCTCCGCCGGCTCCTGCTGGATGAAGCGGACGGTTACAGGCAGCGCAACGACCTCCAGCGCGCCGAGGCCCTCATCCGTCGCGCCATGAACTTCGATTACTCGAACGACCGGGTCCACCACGCCCTCGTCAAGCTCTACTGCGAGGACATGGGCAAGCGGGACGACATCGTACAGGAGTACCGGGACCGCCTTCGGGACCATCCCGACGACCCCATCGCCCGTTACGCCCTCGGGCTTGCCCTGACCTACCCCTCCACCGGCCCGGGGAGCGGGGTCAACTACGGGGAGCTGTCCATGGCGGAGGATGAGATCCACCAGGCGGTGGGCCTCCGCTTCGTCTTTCCCGCCGCCTGGTTCACCCTGGGTTGGATCGAGCTCGAGCGCGCCGTCAGGGAAAGGGGGGATGACGACGAGCGGGCGGCCGGCGATTTTCTGGAGCATGCGATGGATTACCTGAACCTCGCCCGCGCCCAGAACGACGAGGCGGAGTACCCGGACTTCGAGGCCGACATCGAGCTCGCCCTCGGCAACGCCAGCTACCTGTTGTACAACTTCGGCCCGGCCTACGAGCATTACGCGAGACGCGAGGAGCTGATGACCGTCCCGCGTGAGGCGGAGGTGGAAGCGCGCTACCACTTCAACGCCGGACGCTGCGCCCGCCACACCGAGAACTACGCGGAGGCGGTCCGGCACTACGGTATCGCCCGGGACATCTTCGCCGAGCTGGGCAACGACGTGGGCGTACTCATGTGCACCGACGGCCAGGCCCTGGTTTACTTCGAACAGGAATCCTACGACCAGGCGCTGAATTGCTTCATCCAATCCGCCGACCTCTACAGCCGGGTGGCCCAGCGGGAGGAGGCCGCCGCCGCCGACCTGACGGACCTCGGCGATCGCACCCGCGCCGCCGAGAGGGCCCTGGCCGCCCGCGCCAAGCGCTCTTACGCCCTCAGAAACATCGGCGTCTGCTACTACTTCCTCCAGCTCTACACCGACGCCCTAGACTACTTCCAGCAGGCGCTCGACGTCCTGGAGCAGCTCGGCCGGGCCCGATATTCGACCGCCGGCAGCGGTCTGTTGGACTTTTCCTTCAGCGCGGGCCTGGTGGGCGATTCCTCGGAGGCGGCCCGAGGGTTCGACCTCGCCGGTGAGAAGGAGCTCATCTACACCTTCGCCGCCAAGTGCCAATCCCGTCGGGGGGACTACCGCGCGGCTATCGCCTGCTACGAAGAGCGCCTGGCCCTCTTCGAGGAGACTTCCGGCGAGAAGAACGAGGAGGTGGCCTCCGCCGAGAGGGGTAGAATCTACAACCGGATCGGTTACCTCTCCTACAAGCTGGGCGACCTGGCCGAAGCGGCGAAGAACTACCTCGCCTCCATGAAGGCGTGCCTCGTGGGCGGGGCGTACCGGGGCGCGCTCGTGGCGCTTTCCAACCTGGCGGAAATCGCCATGAACATCTCCGACCGGATGCGCATGGAAGGTTCACCCGCCGGGGAACTTTTCTCCGATATGGGGACGGACGAAGCGACGACCGACCTCCGCGGCATCGCCACCGAGGTCCAGACGGCGCTCGAGGAATACGCCCCCAAACTCTACAGCGTGGCGGACCCGAAGCTCGGGGCGCGCATCGCCAACGCCCGCGGGCTTCTCCGACTGTACCTCGCGGGCGACAACGAGACCCCGGTCGAGCGGTACGAGCGCATAAGAAAGGCCGAAGCCGCCTTCTTCGTCGCCCAGAGCGCGTACGAAACCCTGGGTGACGCCGCCGGCGCGGTGGCCTGCGAGCACAACCGGGGGGTGGCGCTGGTGCAGCTCGACTTCGCCGAGGCGGAGAACCTCCTGCAGCGGGCACGGGACCGGGCGAACCTCTTCGCCCTGGATCGGCTGTCCTGGCGGGCGAGCCGCTCCCTGGCCGAGCTCTACCTCTCGCGCGGGGAATCCGGCCGGGCCAAGGTTTACCTGGAACAAGCCCTGGAGACGGTCGAGCGCGAAATCGGCCAGAAGAGCCAAACCGTGCCCCTATCGGTGACCTTCGCCGAGATCCGCGACCTGTACGAGAAAATGGTGATTCTCCTGGCCGACGCGGGATCCGCCGAGGATGCGCTCCGCCAGGTTGACCGCCAGCAGCAGGCTTACCTGGCAAGCATCTTCGCCGACCGGGATCTCGAGCTGGCCAGCGAGATAGACAAGCTGTTCCTGGGAGACGAGCTCTTCACCCAGGAACGCATATCCGACTTGAGCAACCAAATCTCGGCCGGAAGCCTCTCCACGGACCCCACGGTGACCGGGGAGATGGAGGGGCTGCGCCGGCAACTGGTGGACGAACGGCTCCACTACCGCGGGATAGTCGAGGAACAGCACAATCGGAAACCCATCCTGACGGCCCTGGTGGGGGTATACCCCTCCGGGCTCGAGGATGCCGAAGATGTGCTGCGCGGGGGCGAAATTCTGCTCACCTATTTCTTCGCCGGCGACGGCCTCTACGCCTGGCTTATGGACTCCGACGGCGTGCGGCAGACGCGGATCGGGCTGAACCGGACGGCGGCCCGGGAGCTGGTGGACCGGGTGTCCGCCGGGGACGCCGAAGCCCTCGTCGAGCTGGGGCGCCTTCTCCTCTCGCCGTATGCGGGAGAGATAAGCGGGGCCCGAACCGTTTACATCGCGCCGGACGGCGTGCTCTGGCGCGTCCCCTGGCCCGCCCTCTCGGCGGGGGACGGTCGGCCGCTCGTCGAGACGACCCCGGTGGCGGTCGTAGCCTCCTTCTCCGAGCTGACCTACTGCTACGACGCCCGGAACGCGAGCTACTCGAAACCGATGTTCTTCGTGGGCCGCATCGGCGTTCCGGATTCGGCCCGCCAAGCCGCCCAGGAGCGAAGCGCTCTTGGGCAACACCCTAAACATCAACGTCGTGATCCTCAAAGAAACCTGAATCTGGATCGAGCTGGGTCCCGTCCTCGGCAAAGGTCTGTCCGTCCTGTGCCGGTGCTTCACGTACGCCGGGGTGCCCAGCCTCATCTTCTCCCCCGACACGGCCGACGACGGAGCGCGGAGCCTCTTCGCGGAGGCCTTCGCGCGCCGTCGGTTGAGCGAGCCGCCGGCCGAGGCGGTCCGGCGGGCCCAGCTCGAGGTGCGGGAGAAGTACCCGTCCGCGACGGACTGGGCCGGGGCGATGCTCCTGGGGTTCGCCGGGTTCTCCGACGCCGAGGCGCGCACATTCGCCGAGGAGCAGTTCTCGAGCACGGTCCGCTCGGCCCTGGCCTACCAGGGGGATGGGGATTTCGAGACCGCCCTGTACCAGTTCCTCAAGGCCGCGGGGATGGCGGAGCGCCTGGGGGACAACGAGAAGAAACTTCAGCTCTGGGGGGCCGCCGTCGGCGCCGCGCGCGATTCGGGGAAACTGAATCTGGGAGGCCGGCGACCTGGACGCGGCGCTGGAGGCCAACGGCGACTACCTGA
- a CDS encoding CHAT domain-containing protein, whose protein sequence is MYRFEEAAEEYNLAADLASGVEREAMRAQVMLELGNLYQANLDDQDKAGGYAEQSRLTFAGLGDPVGESRALALLGFIATEKGDISAARAYHTEGLAKAEKYPGEPDAPTARLDNLFGLAKACWKDQSFQESLEISRKVLAELGENGPPGLIARFLGSEALSLLGMRRFDEALTAATAALEKAVASGDAQETAAAHSNLGLVYRLSGRLGIARVHFEEALTEDQRIGYSHGVSNDLRHLAAVAELEGNTAEAVAFHERYLADADLTNPRTILGYCDVARLVLPDDPAKAADCLDRARRGAVVTARPDLLWRVHHQLSRLAAYRGDRQAALAEFALALDIVRQAAPESPLSSAHQGIFVGPKQLFTHGIELALEAGDYNRSLELEETCRSVVGERTLAAADIPWRDLELGQALTRYIELSRRISLLLGAESDVGLAGALAEEGDLVGEIAERRPAFAGVVGKTATAEEIIRGVGDRRVALVYHLDGDRLWSWLVDGDGVRVVERPAQATRSAARELVGLFTSRGDQTRFDELATALAAEVIGPWTAELSAEDVDELLIIPDGELSYVPFAILPFGEGCLLDRFSLAYAPSFTAWLAPVNDAYGELPLVSFANPSTGNPQDDLPFAEKEAESIAGLFPGGPAPFTGKAALESRYYELAGQARRLHLATHTRLVPGDPLSSALLLTPAEEGDAATPVGEDGLLTVREILALPLHCELAVLSACETSVASNAPGNTAVPEGADGLEFLSLARAFLFAGADAVAATFWRTSDIATAITVRNLFLGLADGLPPAEALRRAQLSTRESFASPAYWGGFGVFTHASP, encoded by the coding sequence ATGTACCGCTTCGAGGAGGCCGCGGAGGAGTACAACCTGGCCGCCGACTTGGCCTCGGGGGTCGAGCGCGAGGCGATGCGGGCCCAGGTCATGCTCGAGCTGGGGAACCTGTACCAGGCCAACCTGGACGACCAGGATAAGGCCGGGGGCTACGCCGAACAGAGCCGCCTGACCTTCGCCGGGCTGGGCGACCCGGTGGGCGAATCGAGGGCCCTGGCGCTCCTGGGCTTCATCGCCACGGAGAAGGGCGACATCTCCGCCGCCAGGGCGTACCACACGGAAGGTCTCGCGAAAGCGGAAAAGTACCCCGGCGAGCCCGACGCGCCCACGGCGCGCCTGGACAACCTCTTCGGCCTGGCCAAGGCGTGCTGGAAGGACCAGTCCTTCCAGGAGTCCCTGGAGATAAGCCGAAAGGTTCTCGCGGAGCTGGGGGAGAACGGGCCTCCCGGTCTCATCGCCCGTTTCCTGGGCAGCGAGGCGCTGTCGCTCTTGGGAATGCGCCGGTTCGACGAGGCGCTCACCGCGGCGACGGCCGCCCTGGAGAAGGCCGTAGCCTCCGGCGACGCCCAGGAAACGGCCGCGGCCCATTCGAACCTGGGCCTCGTGTACCGCCTCAGCGGTCGCCTGGGCATCGCCCGCGTCCACTTCGAGGAGGCGCTGACCGAGGACCAACGGATCGGCTATTCCCACGGGGTTTCGAACGACCTGCGGCACCTGGCCGCCGTCGCCGAGCTGGAGGGGAATACCGCCGAGGCCGTCGCCTTCCATGAGCGCTACCTGGCGGACGCGGACCTGACGAACCCGCGGACGATTCTGGGCTACTGCGACGTGGCCCGCCTCGTCCTCCCCGACGACCCCGCCAAAGCGGCCGACTGCCTGGACCGGGCCCGGAGGGGGGCGGTCGTTACCGCGCGGCCCGACCTCCTCTGGCGGGTCCACCACCAGCTCAGCCGTCTGGCCGCGTACCGGGGGGACCGGCAGGCGGCCCTGGCCGAGTTCGCGCTGGCCCTGGACATCGTGCGTCAGGCCGCGCCCGAATCGCCGCTCTCCTCCGCCCACCAGGGCATCTTCGTCGGGCCCAAGCAGCTCTTCACCCACGGGATCGAGCTCGCCCTCGAGGCCGGGGATTATAACCGGAGCCTCGAGCTGGAGGAAACCTGCCGCTCCGTCGTCGGCGAACGGACCCTGGCGGCGGCGGACATACCCTGGCGCGACCTGGAGCTCGGGCAGGCCCTGACCCGGTACATCGAGCTGTCCCGGCGGATTTCCCTCCTCCTCGGGGCGGAGAGCGACGTGGGACTGGCCGGGGCGCTGGCGGAAGAGGGCGATTTGGTCGGGGAGATAGCCGAACGCCGGCCCGCCTTCGCCGGGGTCGTCGGGAAGACGGCGACGGCGGAGGAAATCATCCGGGGCGTCGGCGACCGCCGGGTGGCCCTGGTCTACCATCTGGACGGCGACCGCCTCTGGAGCTGGCTGGTGGACGGCGACGGGGTGAGGGTCGTCGAAAGACCGGCCCAGGCCACCCGGAGCGCCGCCCGGGAACTGGTCGGCCTGTTCACCTCCCGGGGCGACCAGACCCGCTTCGACGAGCTCGCCACCGCCCTGGCCGCCGAGGTCATCGGACCCTGGACCGCGGAGCTTTCCGCGGAGGACGTGGACGAGCTCCTGATAATCCCCGACGGCGAGCTCTCCTACGTGCCCTTCGCCATCCTGCCCTTCGGGGAAGGCTGCCTGCTGGACCGCTTCTCGCTGGCCTACGCGCCGAGCTTCACCGCCTGGCTCGCACCCGTGAACGACGCCTACGGCGAGCTGCCGCTGGTCAGCTTCGCCAATCCGAGTACGGGAAACCCCCAGGACGACCTCCCCTTCGCCGAGAAAGAAGCGGAGAGTATCGCCGGCTTGTTCCCCGGCGGACCGGCCCCGTTCACCGGCAAGGCCGCCCTGGAGAGCCGCTACTACGAGCTGGCCGGCCAGGCCCGCCGGCTCCACCTGGCCACCCACACCCGGCTCGTGCCGGGCGACCCGCTCTCCTCGGCCCTCTTGCTGACGCCGGCGGAGGAAGGTGACGCCGCGACACCGGTCGGCGAGGACGGCCTGCTCACGGTGAGGGAAATTTTGGCCCTGCCACTGCACTGCGAGCTGGCGGTCCTCTCGGCCTGCGAAACGAGCGTAGCGAGTAATGCCCCTGGCAACACGGCGGTGCCCGAGGGGGCCGACGGCCTGGAATTTTTATCCCTGGCGCGGGCCTTCCTCTTCGCCGGAGCGGACGCCGTGGCCGCCACCTTCTGGCGCACATCGGACATCGCCACCGCCATCACCGTCCGCAACCTCTTCCTGGGCCTCGCCGACGGACTCCCGCCCGCCGAGGCGCTCCGGCGGGCCCAGCTCTCGACCCGGGAGAGCTTCGCCAGCCCGGCGTACTGGGGCGGATTCGGCGTCTTCACCCACGCCTCGCCATGA
- the alaS gene encoding alanine--tRNA ligase: MPTSHEIKRTYLDFFVQRGHTEVPSAPLVPRDDPSLLFNSAGMVQFKPYWAGTVPVPFTPARACSLQKCFRLTDLENVGRTPRHHTFFEMLGNFSFGDYFKEEAVRWAWELSVEVYGMDPERIHAAVFTDDDEAHRLWREVIGIPAERVIRLGADDNFWGPAGKTGACGPSSELYWDNGPERGCGRPNCRPGCECERFVEYWNLVFPQFDMQPDGTLAPLANRGIDTGLGVDRLTAILQGKANDYDTDLFRPIIEAAAVIVGRDPDDPAVRPRLWAVADHARALTVTLAEGIFPSNTGRGYVLRRLLRRAGRLGFELGAKEPFVYRLVDSVNDVLRSSYPDILLRAERTKEALCREEERFLGTLAAGMEVFGGIVKNLSGKIISGRDAYALYDTFGLPVDLTAVMAEERGLTVDLEGFEAELEAARETSRASARFHSVDGGPTVTGLETVFRGYDALELESRVVALFDADHGPVDTLEEGAEGTVVLDETPFYAESGGQVGDTGELTTDGGGVFTVTDARKAGRAHLHVGKVKSGPLAVGETVRASVDESRRRRIQAHHSATHILHWALRKVLGDHAVQAGSWVGPDYFRFDLNHPRAITQNELAEITRLVNEKILQNDPVRWRIVTLEEARRLGAMMLFGEKYSGEVRLVETGDYSRELCGGTHARATGEMGSLYVVQEGALAAG; this comes from the coding sequence ATGCCGACCAGCCACGAGATAAAGCGCACCTACCTGGACTTTTTCGTCCAACGCGGGCACACCGAGGTCCCCTCGGCACCGCTGGTGCCCCGGGACGACCCCAGCCTACTCTTCAACTCGGCGGGGATGGTCCAGTTCAAGCCGTACTGGGCCGGAACGGTGCCGGTGCCCTTCACGCCGGCCCGGGCCTGCTCCCTGCAGAAGTGCTTCCGGCTTACCGACCTGGAGAACGTGGGCCGGACGCCGCGCCATCACACATTCTTCGAGATGCTGGGCAACTTCTCCTTCGGCGACTACTTCAAGGAGGAGGCCGTCCGCTGGGCCTGGGAGCTCTCCGTGGAAGTCTACGGGATGGACCCGGAGCGCATCCACGCCGCGGTCTTCACCGACGACGACGAGGCGCACCGGCTCTGGCGGGAGGTCATCGGCATACCCGCGGAGCGCGTGATTCGGCTGGGCGCCGATGACAACTTCTGGGGTCCGGCGGGGAAAACCGGCGCCTGCGGCCCATCCTCGGAGCTCTACTGGGACAACGGCCCCGAGCGCGGCTGCGGACGTCCCAACTGCCGCCCAGGGTGCGAGTGCGAACGCTTCGTGGAGTACTGGAACCTGGTCTTCCCCCAGTTCGACATGCAGCCCGACGGCACCCTGGCCCCCCTCGCCAACCGGGGGATAGACACCGGCCTCGGCGTGGACCGTCTGACGGCCATCCTGCAGGGAAAGGCCAACGACTACGACACCGACCTCTTCCGGCCGATCATCGAAGCGGCGGCGGTCATCGTGGGCCGCGACCCCGACGACCCGGCCGTCCGCCCGCGGCTCTGGGCCGTGGCCGACCACGCCCGGGCGCTCACCGTGACGCTCGCCGAGGGTATCTTCCCCTCGAACACGGGGCGGGGGTACGTCCTGCGGAGGCTCCTGCGGCGGGCCGGCAGGCTGGGCTTCGAGCTCGGCGCCAAAGAGCCGTTCGTTTACCGGCTGGTGGACTCGGTCAACGACGTCTTGAGGTCGAGCTACCCCGACATCCTCCTCCGGGCCGAGCGGACGAAAGAGGCGCTGTGCCGCGAGGAGGAGCGTTTCCTCGGGACCCTCGCCGCCGGGATGGAGGTTTTTGGGGGCATCGTCAAAAATCTCTCCGGGAAAATCATCTCCGGGCGCGACGCCTATGCGCTTTACGACACCTTCGGCTTACCGGTGGACCTGACGGCGGTGATGGCCGAGGAGCGGGGCCTGACGGTGGACTTGGAGGGCTTCGAGGCGGAGCTGGAAGCGGCTCGGGAGACCTCGCGGGCCTCGGCCCGCTTCCACTCCGTAGACGGGGGGCCGACGGTGACCGGTCTGGAAACGGTCTTCCGCGGCTACGACGCGCTGGAATTGGAATCCCGGGTCGTCGCGCTCTTCGACGCCGACCACGGGCCGGTGGACACCCTGGAAGAGGGCGCGGAGGGCACGGTGGTCCTGGACGAGACGCCATTCTACGCCGAGTCGGGCGGGCAGGTCGGCGATACGGGCGAGCTCACGACTGACGGGGGCGGCGTCTTCACGGTTACGGACGCCCGGAAGGCCGGCCGGGCTCACCTGCACGTCGGTAAAGTTAAAAGCGGTCCCCTGGCTGTCGGGGAAACCGTCCGGGCGTCGGTGGACGAATCCCGCCGGCGGCGCATCCAGGCCCACCACAGCGCAACGCACATTCTTCACTGGGCGCTGCGGAAAGTCCTGGGCGATCACGCCGTCCAGGCCGGCTCCTGGGTCGGGCCCGACTACTTCCGCTTCGACCTGAACCACCCCCGGGCGATCACACAGAACGAACTGGCGGAAATCACTCGGCTGGTCAACGAAAAGATTCTCCAGAACGACCCCGTGCGCTGGCGGATAGTAACCTTAGAGGAGGCCAGGCGCCTCGGGGCGATGATGCTCTTCGGCGAGAAGTACTCGGGCGAGGTCCGGCTGGTGGAGACCGGGGACTACTCACGGGAACTATGCGGCGGGACGCACGCTAGGGCGACGGGTGAGATGGGGAGCCTGTACGTCGTGCAGGAGGGGGCGCTGGCGGCGGGC
- a CDS encoding DUF6529 family protein codes for MGRGGARGPAAPGDRFAAWLLKSCLTVLTLLAALTAYVLIYSSRPAAKRDPDKGARLRRRHRIFGWATLGLYVLLTGICIVAHGLRGNTDRVVLRSVVGFVGLALCAAKVLSRSGGSRGGPATSWAARCCW; via the coding sequence GTGGGTCGAGGCGGGGCACGAGGTCCCGCAGCCCCCGGTGACCGCTTCGCCGCGTGGCTCCTCAAGAGCTGCCTGACCGTCCTGACGCTCCTGGCGGCGCTCACCGCGTACGTCCTCATCTACTCCTCCCGCCCGGCGGCCAAGCGGGATCCGGATAAGGGCGCTAGGCTGCGCCGCAGGCACAGAATCTTCGGCTGGGCGACCCTGGGCCTCTACGTCCTCTTGACCGGCATCTGCATCGTGGCCCACGGCCTCCGCGGCAATACGGACCGGGTGGTGCTGCGCTCGGTGGTCGGCTTCGTCGGGCTGGCGCTCTGCGCCGCCAAGGTGCTGTCGAGAAGCGGTGGAAGCCGTGGCGGGCCTGCCACATCGTGGGCGGCGCGCTGCTGCTGGTAA